The following are encoded in a window of Methanobrevibacter ruminantium M1 genomic DNA:
- a CDS encoding CRISPR-associated helicase/endonuclease Cas3 translates to MVISHLNFNENESVIEINSDYFKVYAHKNELFNEHISKTLNIFKTIKSENILINFYDWFKDQGYIHLTFEEFNFLIEECVRFHDVGKLSFNFQLKRLNKNNPAKKKEQINVLKKFGLDSILNQFEGNHSLSGALSFLSKYYDVLPKNELFFLILAYVIIGHHTNLKDIVSQDDFFYKEFEENQALSTTLKFFALFFGLNQSTINQKFFQEINDIGFDFLENTINHYDSSFSFFYSYIYSLLISADSLATSEYKNSTDQIDYSKFNHRISDKLFAHMYKSFYNVKHNRNLLNETFNLNDICPEDINVLRKAMLLESSETLNNALMDDDKKIFFLNMPTGGGKTNTSMKLALDMVKNTDANRIIYAMPFINIIEQNFDVICKSFGLNEEEGNIRQIYSASETIFNKSDEETLEIILSDDFFNYPVICTTFVSLFNPIIKNNKKYKYRLNALSNSVIILDEIQSLPLRNWVSLYFIINELSEKYNIYFLIMSATLPSFDKLKLENIRDDDNFLNYNNVSLINNPEKYFNHDLFSRTNINGGIKKLGINDDCSIDYFLEIIRENFSQDYNKGLIVLNTIKSSRLIYDKLKDFSQEYNFDIDLLNSSILPNRRKNIIHKINQEDLSNYILISTQSIEAGVDVSFDFVIRDFSILDSIEQVRGRCNRSRELNDKFHDSNIKGNVYLINLEDDNSNLYKYIYKDVELKTRIKETINLFNEGFELNDDLNYQYSNILTYYDNVSLDINDVHDSMDQSFLRNDRRNIVFWNKMKYSKIQKKKGIHIILNDLKQYSIFIPLDIKIYDDSLNLDKTIEDMDLNELREIYDEFGKHFIFSLNEILFMKENSDFLIEGDYVIGEEVLNHFQTMVARVKDDYNQKLLVEKVFSSILSNFIMNISFNNSDLEEQIKELDKESYFYILEKNMIGDSEEHFYSEEYGFNFKPTITNIL, encoded by the coding sequence ATGAAAATGAGTCTGTAATTGAGATTAATAGCGATTATTTTAAAGTATATGCTCATAAAAATGAATTATTTAATGAGCATATCTCTAAAACTTTAAACATTTTTAAAACAATTAAATCAGAGAATATTTTAATCAATTTCTATGATTGGTTTAAAGATCAGGGGTATATTCATTTAACTTTTGAGGAGTTTAATTTTTTAATTGAGGAATGTGTCAGATTTCATGATGTGGGGAAGTTATCATTTAATTTTCAGTTAAAAAGATTAAATAAAAACAACCCTGCTAAAAAGAAGGAACAAATTAATGTTTTAAAAAAATTTGGATTAGATTCTATTTTGAATCAATTTGAAGGAAATCACTCCTTGTCTGGTGCATTATCTTTTTTATCAAAATATTATGATGTTTTACCAAAAAATGAATTATTTTTTCTTATTTTAGCTTATGTTATTATAGGACACCATACAAATTTAAAAGACATTGTAAGTCAGGATGATTTTTTTTATAAGGAATTTGAAGAAAATCAAGCTCTTAGCACTACTTTAAAATTTTTTGCATTGTTTTTTGGTTTAAATCAATCCACAATTAATCAGAAGTTTTTTCAAGAAATTAATGATATAGGATTTGATTTTTTAGAGAATACTATAAATCATTATGATTCTTCCTTTTCATTTTTTTATTCATACATTTATTCTTTATTAATTAGTGCAGATTCACTAGCCACTAGTGAATATAAAAACTCTACAGACCAAATTGATTATTCAAAATTTAATCATAGAATATCAGATAAGTTATTTGCCCATATGTATAAATCATTTTATAATGTTAAACATAATAGAAATCTTTTAAATGAGACATTTAATTTAAATGATATATGCCCGGAGGATATTAATGTTTTAAGGAAAGCGATGCTTTTAGAATCATCAGAAACTTTAAATAATGCTTTAATGGATGATGATAAAAAAATATTTTTCTTAAATATGCCTACTGGAGGAGGCAAAACAAATACTTCTATGAAATTAGCTTTAGATATGGTAAAAAATACTGATGCTAATCGTATTATTTATGCAATGCCTTTTATTAACATTATTGAGCAAAATTTTGATGTAATTTGTAAATCCTTTGGTTTAAATGAAGAAGAGGGGAATATACGTCAAATATATTCCGCATCTGAGACTATTTTTAATAAAAGTGATGAAGAGACATTAGAAATAATTTTATCTGATGATTTTTTTAATTATCCGGTTATTTGCACTACTTTTGTTAGTTTATTTAATCCTATAATAAAAAATAATAAAAAATATAAATATCGTTTAAATGCGTTATCTAATTCAGTAATTATTCTTGATGAAATTCAATCTTTACCTTTGAGGAATTGGGTGAGTTTATATTTTATCATTAATGAGTTATCTGAAAAATATAATATTTATTTTTTAATTATGAGTGCAACTTTACCTAGTTTTGATAAGTTAAAATTAGAAAATATTAGGGATGATGATAATTTTTTAAACTATAATAATGTTTCATTAATTAACAATCCTGAAAAGTATTTTAATCATGATTTGTTCTCAAGAACTAATATTAATGGAGGAATTAAAAAACTTGGAATAAATGATGATTGTAGTATAGATTACTTTTTAGAAATTATTAGAGAAAATTTTAGTCAAGATTATAATAAAGGACTTATCGTCTTGAATACAATTAAATCATCTAGATTGATTTATGATAAATTAAAAGACTTTTCTCAGGAATATAATTTTGATATTGACTTATTAAATTCAAGTATTTTGCCTAATAGGCGAAAAAATATTATTCATAAAATCAATCAGGAAGATTTATCAAATTATATTTTAATTAGTACCCAAAGTATTGAAGCTGGAGTGGATGTAAGTTTTGATTTTGTAATTAGGGATTTTTCGATTTTAGATTCAATAGAACAAGTTCGAGGTAGATGCAATAGGAGTAGGGAATTAAATGATAAGTTTCATGATTCTAATATTAAAGGTAATGTTTATTTAATTAATTTGGAGGATGATAATAGTAATCTTTATAAATATATTTATAAAGATGTGGAACTTAAAACAAGAATTAAAGAAACAATTAATCTTTTTAATGAAGGTTTTGAGTTAAATGATGATTTAAATTATCAATATAGTAACATATTAACTTATTATGATAATGTTTCTTTAGATATAAATGATGTGCATGATTCTATGGATCAATCATTCTTGCGTAATGATAGAAGAAATATCGTGTTTTGGAATAAAATGAAGTATTCTAAAATTCAAAAAAAGAAAGGCATTCATATTATATTAAATGATTTAAAGCAATATTCTATATTTATTCCATTAGATATTAAAATTTATGATGATTCTTTAAATTTGGATAAAACAATAGAGGATATGGATTTGAATGAGTTAAGAGAGATTTATGACGAATTTGGGAAACATTTTATTTTTTCATTGAATGAGATTTTATTTATGAAAGAAAATAGTGATTTTTTAATAGAAGGAGATTATGTTATAGGGGAGGAGGTATTAAACCATTTTCAAACTATGGTTGCTAGAGTAAAAGATGATTATAATCAAAAATTATTAGTTGAAAAGGTATTTTCATCTATTTTAAGCAATTTTATTATGAATATTTCTTTTAATAATTCCGATCTTGAGGAACAAATTAAAGAATTAGATAAAGAAAGTTATTTCTATATTTTAGAGAAGAATATGATTGGTGATTCTGAGGAGCATTTCTATTCTGAAGAATATGGTTTTAATTTTAAACCTACTATAACAAATATATTATGA
- the cas4 gene encoding CRISPR-associated protein Cas4, with the protein MKSINGTQINYYFICKTKLWLFSHNIQMEQESDNVSLGKQLHETSYKKEKEFLIDNLINVDFIKNKDPIEIHEVKKTQSMEISHEYQLLYYMYYLKKEKDISNTVGYLNYQNIRKQIEIELTEEKEEELETVLNDIKSIVDSDVPSPKKSRICRKCAYFEFCFA; encoded by the coding sequence ATGAAATCAATCAATGGAACCCAAATAAACTACTATTTCATATGTAAAACCAAGCTTTGGCTATTTTCACACAATATCCAAATGGAACAGGAATCAGATAATGTTTCTTTAGGTAAACAACTCCATGAAACATCATATAAAAAAGAAAAAGAGTTTTTAATAGACAATCTAATAAATGTAGACTTTATTAAAAACAAAGACCCAATTGAAATTCATGAGGTTAAAAAGACCCAATCTATGGAAATATCTCATGAATATCAATTACTATATTATATGTACTATCTAAAGAAAGAAAAAGACATCAGCAATACAGTGGGCTATTTAAATTATCAGAACATCAGAAAACAAATTGAAATAGAACTTACTGAAGAAAAAGAAGAAGAACTGGAAACAGTTCTTAATGATATTAAAAGTATTGTCGATTCAGATGTTCCAAGTCCTAAAAAGTCACGAATTTGTCGAAAATGTGCTTATTTTGAATTTTGTTTTGCTTAA
- the cas1b gene encoding type I-B CRISPR-associated endonuclease Cas1b, with translation MSKKNYYLLSEGILKRKENTIYFVNEKGSKPLPINKIYSMYAYGQITISSQVISLFAKEGIPIHFFNYYGYYNGSFYPRESLLSGDLLIKQAEHNIDFSKRLKLAKLFVEGAAKNILKVLAYYKIENNIKNTLTELNESSKITEVMNVEGRIRAEYYQYFDDILPDEFKMEGRSRQPPTNMINSLISFGNSMMYASVITELYNTQLNPTISYLHEPAERRFSLALDLSEIFKPIIVDRVIFYLVNKKMITEKDFNQDLNCCLLNDKGRATFVKEYNKRLETTIKHKDLGRKVSYQRLIRLEAYKLKKHVFGMKEYDPFVIWW, from the coding sequence ATGTCTAAAAAGAATTATTACTTATTATCAGAAGGTATTCTAAAAAGAAAAGAAAACACCATATACTTTGTAAATGAAAAAGGTTCAAAACCACTTCCAATAAACAAGATATACTCTATGTATGCCTATGGCCAAATAACTATTTCTTCACAAGTGATTAGTCTGTTTGCAAAAGAAGGAATTCCAATCCATTTCTTTAACTATTATGGCTACTACAATGGCAGCTTTTATCCAAGAGAATCACTGTTATCAGGCGATTTATTAATCAAGCAAGCAGAGCACAATATTGATTTTTCAAAAAGATTAAAATTAGCCAAGCTTTTTGTTGAAGGTGCGGCTAAAAACATCTTAAAAGTGCTTGCATATTATAAAATTGAAAACAATATTAAAAACACCTTAACAGAATTGAATGAATCTTCAAAAATTACAGAAGTTATGAATGTAGAAGGTCGAATCCGTGCAGAGTATTATCAGTATTTTGATGACATACTTCCAGATGAGTTTAAAATGGAAGGTAGATCAAGACAGCCCCCTACAAATATGATAAATTCGTTAATTAGCTTTGGAAATTCTATGATGTATGCTAGCGTAATTACTGAGCTGTACAATACTCAATTAAACCCTACTATCTCTTATCTTCATGAGCCCGCTGAGAGAAGATTTTCACTCGCTCTTGATTTAAGTGAAATATTTAAGCCAATTATTGTAGATAGAGTTATTTTTTATTTAGTCAATAAGAAAATGATAACTGAAAAGGACTTTAATCAAGATCTTAACTGCTGTCTTTTAAATGATAAGGGAAGAGCCACTTTTGTTAAGGAATATAATAAAAGACTTGAGACTACCATCAAACATAAAGATTTAGGCAGAAAAGTTTCTTATCAAAGGTTAATCAGACTAGAAGCTTATAAACTTAAAAAACATGTTTTTGGTATGAAAGAGTATGATCCATTTGTTATTTGGTGGTAA